Proteins encoded within one genomic window of Methanosarcina barkeri str. Wiesmoor:
- a CDS encoding Ppx/GppA phosphatase family protein produces MEPEKISEGRVVAFIDIGTNSIRLLLVRINPNGSYLPLTKQKETVRLGDGEFIDRILQPKAIERAVVVCKKFMELARAYRAEEVIAVATSATRDASNKVQLLEMLKKEANLEVCTISGTEEARLIYLGVSSGLRLGNSKALFIDIGGGSTEVSVGDQIQCYYLYSFNLGAVRLTNMFLPDETGPVSEEQYEQIKAYIRRKITDIIKDLSEYDISCSIGSSGTIENLARIAFVYLRKTARESFEKLEYEDLKKIVRAMCAIPLEERRKFPGINAQRADIIIAGAAIIETFMEEMELSEIRISKRGLREGLLVDYISKSEFSYMITQMSVRKRSIMQLGLTCNFDEEHAHTVTRLALELFDSIQALGIYKFREGERELLEYGSTLHDIGTFLSYDTHQAHAYHLIRESNLPGFQPEEIEIIANLAYFHRKNTPKKKHPNLVGLNKDVVKSIKVLSALLRIAEGLDRSHNGIISHVRFYIASTDSLVLEMHAQRECQLEIWEVEKQKKYFKKIFGYNLQSKVLIKQDAGVPLVLEGDAELEELPDVKMSSKS; encoded by the coding sequence ATGGAACCCGAGAAAATCTCCGAAGGCAGAGTTGTTGCGTTTATCGATATAGGCACTAACTCGATCCGGCTTCTTCTGGTCCGGATCAATCCCAATGGGTCTTACCTGCCCCTGACCAAGCAGAAGGAAACGGTCAGACTCGGGGATGGGGAATTCATAGACAGGATTCTGCAGCCTAAGGCGATAGAACGCGCAGTTGTTGTCTGTAAAAAGTTCATGGAACTTGCCAGAGCCTACAGGGCAGAAGAGGTCATAGCTGTGGCTACCTCAGCAACGCGAGATGCAAGCAATAAGGTTCAGCTTCTCGAAATGTTGAAAAAAGAAGCAAACCTGGAAGTTTGTACGATTTCCGGAACTGAAGAAGCTCGCCTCATTTACCTTGGGGTTTCAAGCGGGCTTCGGCTCGGGAACTCAAAAGCTCTGTTCATAGATATCGGAGGCGGGAGCACTGAAGTATCAGTAGGGGACCAGATCCAATGTTATTACCTTTATTCCTTTAACCTTGGAGCTGTCAGGCTGACAAATATGTTTTTGCCGGACGAAACCGGGCCTGTTTCCGAGGAACAGTATGAGCAGATTAAAGCTTATATTCGGCGCAAGATTACAGATATAATAAAAGACCTTTCCGAGTACGATATAAGCTGTTCAATTGGAAGTTCGGGAACAATTGAAAACCTTGCCAGGATCGCTTTTGTCTACCTGCGCAAAACAGCCCGTGAGAGTTTTGAGAAACTGGAGTATGAAGACCTGAAGAAAATAGTCAGGGCAATGTGCGCCATACCCCTCGAAGAGCGGCGCAAATTCCCGGGAATCAATGCGCAAAGAGCAGATATTATTATCGCAGGGGCTGCAATTATTGAGACCTTTATGGAAGAGATGGAGCTTTCCGAAATCAGGATAAGTAAACGCGGGCTTCGAGAGGGGCTGCTTGTAGACTATATCTCAAAGAGTGAATTCTCCTACATGATTACGCAGATGTCGGTAAGAAAACGCAGCATTATGCAGCTTGGGCTTACCTGCAATTTCGATGAAGAACATGCTCATACCGTTACCAGACTTGCTCTTGAGCTCTTTGACAGTATTCAGGCTCTTGGAATTTATAAATTCAGAGAAGGAGAAAGGGAACTTCTTGAATACGGTTCCACATTGCACGACATAGGGACATTCCTATCATATGATACCCATCAGGCCCATGCCTATCACCTTATAAGGGAGAGCAATCTTCCGGGCTTCCAGCCTGAAGAAATCGAAATAATAGCAAATCTTGCCTATTTCCACAGGAAAAATACGCCTAAAAAGAAACATCCCAATCTTGTCGGGCTTAATAAAGATGTAGTCAAAAGTATAAAAGTTCTCAGTGCCCTGCTCCGTATTGCCGAAGGGCTGGATCGTTCTCACAATGGAATTATTTCTCATGTCCGGTTTTACATTGCTTCTACCGATAGTCTGGTGCTTGAAATGCACGCCCAGCGGGAGTGCCAGCTTGAAATCTGGGAAGTAGAGAAGCAGAAAAAATACTTCAAGAAAATATTCGGATACAATCTTCAGTCTAAAGTTCTTATAAAGCAAGATGCTGGAGTTCCCTTAGTTCTTGAAGGAGATGCTGAGCTTGAGGAACTTCCAGATGTCAAAATGTCCTCGAAAAGTTAA
- a CDS encoding PGF-pre-PGF domain-containing protein, translating into MTAHFLNSLISVLLTIVIIPGLIPCIVSAADEQFADGGNSTNSTLTPNLILEDLSTDPESPKPDSKAVINSFVKNVGNETSEPTNIIYIIGETEEKEEVPAIEAGSEKLISYTWTTPDTEETVTIKASLENIENSEKEITVKIVQESLPDLIVEDLYPESSTQPEAGETLNFTLKIKNVGEATANNSTAKYSSDGTSGEISIPELSAGTSTSAEFSLIPGNEENMSVTAVADSGNTISESDEDNNEMSKTISVKRKLPDLKIESISLSPEKPHPGENITFTATVKNNGSAAAENSEIKYDIKGNNESYTGVTPLPALAAGETGTGTFFWTPGNEGQIEVKTTVDTGSVVSESNETNNEFTKTATIYKETVSSDDGGSGSSGSSGSDSGSKSLGSSSSSSGGASLSKEPVSNVDAKELSTRNVQSGYHIKFDFLEGVTCITYIEFDSIKTLKRTITTVEVLKDKSAFVSEVPPGNIYKYVNIWVGNYGTGVANYCENGVIEFKVEKPWFEENNINQSQITLQWHNESWEPLNTEKVKEDTNYVYFKSKTPGFSCFAITSNSIDGENVSVASGLAEEEALINWDSEAKTSIHNESAEKDGETKDPMRKAKILIAISLPLFLILVEYFVMKKKI; encoded by the coding sequence ATGACAGCTCATTTTTTAAATTCTTTAATTTCTGTATTATTGACGATAGTAATAATTCCGGGATTAATACCCTGTATAGTATCTGCTGCAGATGAACAGTTTGCAGATGGCGGAAATTCGACAAATAGTACGCTGACCCCCAACCTTATATTAGAAGACCTCTCCACTGACCCTGAATCTCCAAAGCCTGATAGCAAAGCCGTTATTAATTCATTTGTTAAGAACGTAGGAAATGAAACCTCAGAACCAACGAATATAATATATATAATTGGTGAAACCGAGGAAAAAGAAGAAGTCCCGGCAATAGAGGCTGGATCAGAAAAATTAATTTCCTACACTTGGACAACTCCTGACACGGAAGAAACAGTAACAATAAAGGCTTCTTTAGAAAACATAGAGAATAGTGAGAAAGAAATTACTGTGAAAATAGTACAGGAGTCACTTCCGGATCTGATAGTTGAAGACCTGTATCCAGAATCATCAACACAACCCGAAGCCGGAGAAACTTTGAACTTTACCCTGAAAATAAAGAATGTAGGAGAGGCAACTGCCAATAATAGTACTGCAAAATACAGTAGTGACGGAACTTCAGGAGAAATCTCTATCCCTGAACTTTCAGCAGGGACAAGTACAAGTGCAGAATTTTCACTGATTCCTGGAAATGAAGAGAACATGAGTGTAACAGCGGTCGCAGATTCTGGGAATACCATTAGTGAAAGTGATGAAGACAATAATGAAATGTCAAAAACCATAAGTGTAAAACGTAAGCTTCCTGACCTGAAAATAGAATCGATTTCCCTGAGCCCTGAAAAACCGCATCCCGGGGAGAATATAACCTTTACGGCAACAGTGAAGAATAATGGTTCTGCAGCTGCAGAGAACAGCGAAATTAAGTATGATATCAAGGGAAACAATGAAAGTTATACGGGAGTTACACCGCTACCAGCTCTTGCAGCAGGCGAAACCGGAACAGGGACTTTTTTCTGGACTCCTGGAAACGAAGGGCAAATTGAAGTAAAAACAACTGTGGACACGGGAAGCGTTGTGTCTGAAAGTAATGAAACCAATAATGAGTTCACAAAAACCGCAACCATATATAAAGAAACAGTTTCAAGCGATGACGGGGGAAGCGGAAGTTCAGGGTCTTCCGGCAGCGACTCAGGAAGTAAGAGTTTAGGATCCTCCAGTAGCAGTTCAGGAGGCGCCAGCCTTTCTAAAGAACCGGTAAGCAATGTAGATGCCAAGGAGCTTTCCACCAGGAACGTTCAAAGTGGTTATCATATCAAGTTCGATTTTCTGGAAGGTGTTACATGCATTACATATATCGAATTTGACTCAATAAAGACATTAAAGAGGACAATTACAACTGTAGAAGTCCTTAAAGATAAATCTGCTTTTGTCTCAGAAGTCCCTCCTGGTAATATATATAAATACGTGAATATATGGGTAGGAAATTATGGGACAGGAGTCGCTAATTATTGTGAAAATGGGGTTATAGAGTTCAAAGTTGAAAAACCATGGTTTGAAGAAAATAATATTAATCAGTCCCAGATAACCCTTCAATGGCACAATGAAAGCTGGGAGCCCCTAAATACCGAAAAAGTTAAAGAAGATACAAATTATGTTTATTTTAAATCGAAAACACCTGGTTTCTCCTGCTTTGCAATAACCAGTAATTCCATAGATGGGGAAAACGTATCTGTAGCCAGTGGACTAGCAGAAGAGGAAGCTTTGATAAACTGGGACAGTGAAGCAAAAACAAGTATCCACAACGAAAGCGCAGAGAAGGATGGCGAAACCAAAGACCCTATGAGAAAAGCCAAAATACTTATAGCAATTTCTCTGCCCCTGTTCTTGATTCTTGTAGAGTACTTTGTGATGAAGAAAAAGATCTAA
- a CDS encoding cytochrome b5 domain-containing protein, producing MGKIMRKKLIILIVLFCMFLATGCVGNKLATPEKAGTQDDADTPNGEEATETQNLTEKTEIKEYTLEELAKYDGTNETIYVAYQGQVYDVSSDSYLWKDGNHEGCPAGKDITEELDRTPHGAEILKKYPVVGTLKE from the coding sequence ATGGGTAAAATAATGAGAAAAAAACTAATTATATTGATAGTTTTGTTTTGCATGTTCCTCGCAACAGGATGCGTGGGAAATAAACTGGCAACTCCAGAAAAGGCTGGAACCCAAGATGATGCAGATACTCCAAATGGAGAAGAGGCAACTGAAACACAGAATTTGACAGAGAAAACAGAAATAAAAGAATATACACTTGAAGAACTTGCAAAGTATGACGGTACAAATGAAACGATATACGTTGCTTATCAAGGTCAGGTATATGATGTCTCATCTGATAGTTATCTTTGGAAAGATGGCAATCATGAAGGATGTCCTGCAGGGAAAGATATAACCGAAGAATTGGACAGGACACCACATGGGGCTGAAATATTAAAGAAATATCCAGTTGTCGGGACTCTGAAAGAATAA
- the ppk1 gene encoding polyphosphate kinase 1, with translation MERNFPIQCADFDRLIMDNVEGTRVEVSGMPELSDPCLYTDREYSWLQFNDRVLEEAFDDRNPLLERVKFLSIFGSNLDEFFMVRVSGVQKRIVEAMKEDRTDETAQEQLRVIREELLSQLPLNDSCWNEMLEPALRKEGIKVLNYFELSKKERDKLRNYFERNIFPLLTPLGFDSGHPFPHISNLSLNLAVLIDDPDYGERFARVKIPPMFMRLIVVPEGDQEKITSSLEELKKGRFVWLEQLIAANLDLLFPGQRILGAYPFRITRDADLGFDEDGDKDLLTAVKQRVGRNYFGSVVRLETDYTMPAKVSDILLKNLELSPSLMFRSAAPLGLSNLIKLAKINRPDLKYEPFEPKKHSQLANREKIFATLTKRDILLYHPYDSFESVIDFVEESADDPDVLAIKMTLYRVDDNSRIVQALMKAADRRKQVAVLVELKARFDEENNIGWAKELERKGVHVAYGFPGRKIHAKMCLVVRAEKEGIRYYVHMSTGNYNAVTGKLYTDMGYLTSDPCIGKDVSDLFNALTGYSRKDHYIKLLVAPQTLRHQILERIRREIDLHEKCGNGHLIFKTNSLVDYQCIRELYRASQAGVKVDLLVRGICCLRPGIIGLSENIRVTSIVGRFLEHSRIYYFRNGGKEEILMGSADLMPRNLDNRVEILFPVSSEYIPVLRDVILGVHLKDNVKARLLLPNGKTERIYPQPEEEELDSQLWMLENSRSWDLSYKKD, from the coding sequence ATGGAGCGGAACTTCCCCATTCAGTGTGCAGATTTTGATAGACTGATTATGGATAATGTTGAAGGAACTCGGGTAGAAGTTTCCGGTATGCCTGAACTAAGCGATCCATGTTTATATACGGACCGCGAGTACAGCTGGCTTCAGTTCAATGACAGGGTACTCGAAGAGGCTTTTGATGATCGCAATCCTCTGCTGGAAAGAGTCAAGTTTCTTTCGATCTTTGGAAGTAATCTTGATGAATTTTTCATGGTCAGGGTTTCAGGTGTCCAGAAAAGAATAGTGGAGGCTATGAAAGAGGACCGGACAGATGAAACCGCACAGGAACAGCTTCGCGTCATCCGGGAAGAGCTTCTCAGTCAGCTTCCTCTCAATGACAGTTGCTGGAATGAAATGCTTGAGCCTGCTCTCAGGAAAGAAGGAATTAAAGTCCTTAATTACTTTGAGCTTTCTAAGAAGGAAAGAGATAAGTTGAGAAACTATTTCGAGAGAAACATTTTCCCTTTGCTTACTCCTCTGGGTTTTGATTCAGGGCATCCTTTCCCTCATATCTCCAACCTCAGCCTTAACCTTGCGGTATTAATTGATGATCCGGACTACGGGGAACGTTTTGCCAGAGTCAAGATCCCTCCAATGTTTATGCGACTAATTGTTGTTCCTGAAGGAGACCAGGAGAAAATAACTTCCAGTCTGGAGGAGTTGAAAAAAGGGCGTTTTGTCTGGCTTGAACAGCTTATCGCTGCAAATCTTGACCTCCTATTTCCCGGACAGCGCATCCTTGGAGCTTATCCTTTCAGAATCACACGCGATGCAGACCTTGGGTTTGATGAGGATGGAGACAAAGACCTTCTGACCGCTGTAAAACAGAGAGTCGGCAGGAACTATTTCGGGTCGGTTGTCAGACTTGAGACCGACTATACAATGCCAGCAAAAGTCTCGGATATTCTTCTTAAGAACCTGGAACTTTCCCCTTCTCTTATGTTCAGGTCTGCAGCTCCGCTGGGGCTTTCAAATCTAATCAAACTTGCAAAGATCAACCGTCCTGACCTTAAGTACGAACCCTTCGAGCCGAAAAAACATTCTCAGCTAGCAAACAGGGAGAAAATTTTTGCAACTCTGACAAAACGAGATATTCTTCTCTATCATCCCTATGACAGTTTCGAATCGGTAATTGATTTTGTGGAAGAATCTGCCGACGATCCTGATGTTCTGGCAATCAAAATGACTCTGTACAGGGTGGATGACAATTCCAGAATTGTTCAGGCCCTTATGAAGGCTGCGGACCGGAGAAAGCAGGTAGCGGTCCTGGTTGAGCTTAAAGCTCGTTTCGATGAGGAAAACAATATCGGATGGGCAAAAGAGCTTGAGCGCAAAGGGGTCCATGTAGCTTACGGCTTCCCGGGGCGTAAGATTCATGCCAAAATGTGCCTGGTTGTCAGAGCTGAAAAAGAAGGTATCAGGTATTATGTGCACATGAGTACAGGTAACTATAACGCAGTCACAGGAAAACTGTATACCGATATGGGATATCTGACAAGTGATCCATGCATAGGTAAGGACGTCTCTGACCTTTTTAATGCCCTTACCGGATATTCGCGAAAAGATCATTATATCAAACTCCTTGTAGCCCCCCAGACTCTAAGACATCAGATTTTAGAGCGTATCAGGCGTGAAATCGACCTTCACGAAAAGTGTGGTAACGGACACCTGATCTTCAAGACGAACTCCCTTGTGGACTACCAGTGTATCCGGGAACTTTACAGGGCTTCTCAGGCTGGAGTGAAGGTAGATCTTCTTGTCCGAGGAATCTGCTGTCTCAGGCCAGGTATTATTGGGCTCAGTGAAAATATCAGGGTTACCTCGATAGTTGGCCGTTTTCTCGAACATTCCAGGATATATTATTTCAGGAATGGTGGAAAAGAAGAGATCCTTATGGGAAGTGCAGATCTCATGCCGCGCAACCTGGACAACAGGGTAGAAATCCTCTTTCCGGTATCTTCCGAATATATTCCTGTCTTGAGAGATGTAATCCTTGGCGTTCACCTCAAAGATAACGTAAAAGCTCGCCTGCTGCTTCCTAATGGCAAGACTGAGAGAATCTACCCGCAGCCCGAAGAAGAAGAACTGGATTCTCAGTTATGGATGCTTGAAAATAGCAGAAGCTGGGATTTAAGCTATAAGAAAGACTGA
- the surE gene encoding 5'/3'-nucleotidase SurE → MGKLMAPKILVTNDDGVYSTGLKAAFDSVSDLGEVTISAPAVQQSGVGRSISIFEPLRITKTNAGGIPAYSVGGTPTDAVILGIFTILKEMPDLVLSGFNIGENISTDTITTSGTIGGALEAASYGVPAIAASMQVLDEGQKFDDPRDYHRERFEAGIKVVNRVAQNVLNYGMPENVDLLNINIPYHAEEDTPIEITRLARKIFKTDVEERRDPRGRPYYWIAGDLIREEEEGTDVHAIMQKGHVSITPISLDSTARIEFSEIEKYL, encoded by the coding sequence ATGGGAAAACTCATGGCTCCAAAAATTCTTGTTACCAATGATGATGGTGTATATTCTACAGGTTTGAAAGCTGCTTTTGACAGTGTTTCGGACCTCGGGGAAGTTACGATTTCGGCTCCTGCTGTCCAGCAGAGTGGAGTTGGGCGTTCAATTTCTATCTTTGAGCCTCTGCGGATAACGAAAACAAATGCTGGAGGCATACCTGCATACTCTGTGGGAGGAACCCCTACGGACGCTGTAATTCTGGGCATATTTACGATCCTCAAAGAAATGCCTGACCTGGTGCTTTCTGGCTTTAACATTGGAGAAAATATAAGCACAGATACCATCACTACCTCAGGGACAATAGGTGGAGCACTTGAAGCTGCAAGCTACGGCGTGCCTGCAATTGCTGCCTCCATGCAGGTGCTTGATGAAGGCCAGAAATTCGATGATCCCAGAGACTACCATAGAGAGCGTTTCGAGGCTGGAATTAAGGTAGTAAACAGAGTGGCTCAAAACGTCCTGAACTATGGCATGCCGGAAAATGTGGATCTTCTGAACATAAATATCCCCTATCACGCTGAAGAAGATACCCCTATAGAGATAACCCGCCTTGCACGAAAAATCTTTAAAACGGATGTTGAGGAAAGGCGTGACCCAAGGGGCAGGCCCTATTACTGGATTGCAGGCGACCTTATCCGGGAAGAAGAAGAAGGGACCGATGTGCACGCCATTATGCAGAAGGGACACGTTTCAATAACCCCGATTTCTCTGGATTCAACTGCCAGGATAGAGTTCTCAGAAATCGAAAAATATCTCTAA
- the moaA gene encoding GTP 3',8-cyclase MoaA, which produces MKQKNPGKVPEVVEKNSKMTLEDPYGRRVTGLRISITDRCNLSCMYCHNEGADCCTCGPIGHEMKPELICGIIKEAEKFGVNKIKFSGGEPLFRKDFEEILACLPPLKEVSATTNGILLEKRARTLKAAGLDRVNVSLDSLVPEKYEKITGAPPGSLEKVIRGIDSAVEAGLTPVKLNMVLLKGINDDEIYSMMEFVRPYKGMVILQLIELMDIDPRLSKYMIDSKALEKKLAEKASEIRIRHLHHRRKYIIDGVEVEFVRPMDNSEFCAYCSRLRVTADGKFKPCLLVNDNLVDVREAKSPEEIEKLLKLAVSRRKPYCMPVSILEQGEKT; this is translated from the coding sequence ATGAAGCAGAAAAATCCAGGAAAAGTTCCTGAAGTTGTGGAAAAAAATTCAAAAATGACTCTTGAAGACCCTTACGGACGGAGAGTGACAGGGCTCAGGATCTCAATAACTGATAGGTGTAACCTTTCTTGCATGTACTGCCATAATGAAGGTGCAGATTGCTGTACCTGCGGCCCGATAGGACATGAAATGAAACCCGAATTAATCTGTGGGATTATTAAGGAAGCTGAAAAATTCGGGGTCAATAAAATAAAATTCTCAGGGGGCGAACCGCTTTTTCGAAAGGATTTCGAAGAAATCCTTGCCTGCCTTCCTCCGTTAAAAGAAGTTTCTGCGACCACTAACGGCATCCTGCTTGAAAAACGCGCAAGAACCCTTAAAGCTGCGGGCCTGGACAGGGTAAATGTAAGCCTGGATTCTCTCGTTCCTGAAAAATATGAAAAAATTACCGGAGCACCCCCTGGCTCACTTGAGAAGGTAATCAGAGGTATTGACAGTGCAGTTGAAGCTGGGCTGACTCCTGTGAAGCTGAATATGGTACTCCTTAAAGGCATAAACGATGACGAGATTTATTCTATGATGGAGTTTGTCCGGCCTTATAAAGGAATGGTTATCCTGCAACTAATCGAGCTTATGGACATTGACCCAAGGCTTTCAAAGTACATGATTGACTCGAAAGCTCTTGAAAAGAAGCTGGCTGAGAAAGCAAGTGAAATCAGAATACGCCACCTACACCACCGAAGAAAGTACATTATCGATGGGGTAGAAGTTGAATTTGTTCGTCCTATGGACAACTCGGAGTTTTGTGCCTACTGCAGCAGGTTAAGGGTCACTGCAGATGGAAAGTTCAAGCCCTGCCTGCTGGTAAATGATAACCTTGTGGATGTTAGGGAAGCAAAAAGCCCTGAAGAGATCGAAAAGCTGCTTAAGCTTGCAGTAAGCCGAAGGAAACCATATTGCATGCCTGTCAGTATTCTTGAACAAGGAGAAAAGACTTAA
- the tnpA gene encoding IS200/IS605-like element ISMba16 family transposase, with product MLELRSFSHGYGQITYHIVLVPKYRYSIFYNKRIKKDCELILSSICMEKGYKIHAMEVVDDHVHLFLEFHPSTSLSEVIQYLKGGSSYRLFKLHPEMRHQYWSGSLWSSGKFYRSVGNVTADTIKHYIKESQGKTKTEAQSQRLKKSGQRRINEF from the coding sequence ATGTTGGAACTACGTAGTTTTAGCCATGGCTATGGTCAGATTACCTACCACATCGTGTTGGTACCTAAATATCGATACAGTATATTCTACAACAAGCGGATTAAAAAGGATTGCGAGTTGATTCTCAGCAGTATTTGCATGGAAAAAGGCTACAAAATTCATGCAATGGAAGTTGTAGATGATCATGTTCACTTGTTTCTAGAGTTTCATCCAAGTACTTCTCTATCAGAGGTAATTCAATACTTGAAAGGAGGAAGTTCTTACAGACTTTTCAAGCTTCATCCTGAAATGAGACACCAGTATTGGAGTGGAAGTCTATGGTCAAGTGGAAAGTTCTATCGATCTGTTGGGAATGTAACTGCTGACACAATCAAGCATTATATTAAGGAATCGCAGGGAAAAACGAAAACAGAAGCTCAATCACAGAGGTTAAAAAAATCCGGGCAACGTAGAATTAATGAGTTCTAA
- a CDS encoding cobyrinate a,c-diamide synthase: MTKGILIAGTHSGVGKTTISMGIMAALKHRQLKVQPYKVGPDYIDPSHHTAICGRPSRNLDTYIMGTDGVGQTVARTAADADIVVVEGVMGLFDGIDSTEIASSAHIAKTLNLPVILVINVHGMSRSTAALLKGYSEFDPEVKVAGVILNQVGSPRHAELVKNSLPGDIPIVGMIPRRKDIEVPSRHLGLYMAHEKDYNTEEMAVFIEENVDLDAVIELAEPISVPETRRIQRSEADLRIGVARDPAFCFYYQDMFDAFRDYGAEVEFFSPMAGELPDVDGIYLGGGYPELYAEVLEKSETTRKLKGLAADDLPIYAECGGLLYLCGTYEVDNRIYKLADVVPANTRMTNRLKALGYTEARPLDKNFSSHNIRGHEFHYSITECDRDAKFAYEMLRGKGIQDGFDGLIEHNTLAGYMHSHPATFPVEKFVEKCRKYRRK; the protein is encoded by the coding sequence ATGACAAAAGGAATACTTATTGCAGGAACCCATAGCGGAGTTGGAAAAACGACAATCTCCATGGGTATCATGGCTGCCCTTAAACACAGGCAGCTAAAAGTTCAGCCTTACAAGGTAGGGCCTGACTATATCGATCCTTCTCATCACACTGCAATTTGCGGGCGCCCCTCAAGGAACCTGGACACATACATAATGGGCACTGACGGGGTCGGGCAGACTGTAGCTCGGACTGCTGCAGACGCGGATATTGTGGTAGTAGAAGGAGTTATGGGACTCTTTGATGGAATTGATTCTACAGAAATTGCAAGTTCCGCACATATTGCAAAAACCCTTAACCTCCCGGTAATTCTGGTAATCAATGTGCATGGGATGTCCAGGAGCACAGCTGCTCTTCTTAAAGGGTATTCTGAGTTCGATCCTGAAGTAAAGGTTGCAGGCGTTATCCTGAATCAGGTAGGTAGCCCAAGGCATGCGGAACTCGTAAAAAATTCGCTTCCTGGTGACATTCCTATTGTGGGTATGATTCCAAGAAGGAAAGATATCGAGGTTCCCTCCAGACATCTCGGGCTGTACATGGCTCATGAAAAGGACTACAATACTGAGGAAATGGCGGTTTTTATTGAGGAAAATGTTGACCTTGATGCAGTGATCGAACTTGCTGAGCCTATTTCGGTTCCGGAGACCAGAAGAATCCAGAGATCCGAAGCAGATCTCAGGATAGGAGTTGCCAGGGACCCAGCTTTTTGCTTCTATTACCAGGATATGTTCGATGCCTTCAGGGATTATGGAGCTGAAGTCGAATTTTTCAGCCCTATGGCAGGAGAACTTCCGGATGTGGACGGGATTTACCTTGGAGGCGGCTACCCTGAACTTTACGCAGAAGTCCTTGAGAAGTCAGAAACTACCCGAAAACTTAAAGGTCTTGCAGCTGACGATTTGCCTATCTATGCAGAATGCGGTGGTCTTCTTTACCTCTGCGGGACATATGAGGTAGATAACAGGATATATAAACTCGCAGATGTCGTGCCTGCAAACACACGTATGACAAACCGGCTTAAAGCCCTTGGGTATACTGAAGCTCGCCCTCTGGACAAAAACTTCTCTTCTCATAATATCAGAGGCCATGAATTCCATTATTCTATTACTGAATGCGATCGCGATGCAAAGTTTGCATACGAAATGCTGCGTGGAAAAGGTATACAGGACGGTTTTGACGGCCTTATAGAGCACAACACCCTGGCAGGCTATATGCATTCTCACCCTGCTACCTTCCCGGTAGAAAAATTTGTGGAAAAATGCAGGAAATACCGAAGAAAGTAA
- a CDS encoding glyoxalase/bleomycin resistance/dioxygenase family protein translates to MRFICPLIVVNDIEVSRSFYENVLNQKVQCDFGENVSFEGGFAIHLKSHFSDLININKNDIVQKSNNSELYFEEDDLDSFLQKLKGIDSIEYVHELKEQPWGQRVIRFYDPDMHIVEVGEPMESVVKRFLSKGLSIEETIKRTLMPEEFVRQCL, encoded by the coding sequence ATGAGATTTATATGCCCGCTTATTGTTGTGAATGATATAGAGGTTTCCAGAAGCTTTTACGAAAATGTCCTCAATCAAAAGGTACAGTGCGATTTCGGTGAGAATGTATCGTTTGAAGGCGGCTTTGCTATACACTTGAAATCACATTTTTCAGATTTGATAAATATAAACAAAAATGATATTGTTCAAAAATCAAATAATTCTGAACTGTATTTTGAAGAAGACGATCTGGATAGTTTCCTTCAAAAGCTAAAAGGTATTGACTCTATCGAATATGTGCATGAACTAAAAGAGCAGCCCTGGGGGCAGCGAGTTATCAGATTTTATGATCCTGATATGCACATTGTCGAGGTTGGCGAACCTATGGAAAGCGTAGTAAAAAGATTCTTAAGTAAAGGCTTATCAATTGAAGAAACCATAAAACGCACTCTAATGCCAGAGGAATTTGTCAGACAATGTTTGTAA